A genomic stretch from Coffea arabica cultivar ET-39 chromosome 10c, Coffea Arabica ET-39 HiFi, whole genome shotgun sequence includes:
- the LOC140015923 gene encoding uncharacterized protein: MPLPLSERTNLDGKKKAEFVQALHQQVKANIEGRTQQYLKYANKGRRRMAFNPGDWVWLHLRKERFPVQHRNKLLPRGDRPFQVMARINDNAYKLNLPGEYNVSATFNVSDLSPYLADDEVDLRTKLSQEEGNDDEVGGAIQVEQVKMPLGPMTRARTKRLNETLQTLVRAGQESSGEPKAIEGLNEARLVVLVSAITEAQ, from the coding sequence ATGCCTTTGCCGTTGTCTGAGCGTACTAACCTTGATGGCAAGAAGAAGGCCGAGTTTGTTCAGGCTTTACACCAGCAGGTGAAGGCCAACATTGAAGGTCGCACCCAGCAATACCTCAAGTATGCCAACAAGGGTCGGCGTCGCATGGCGTTTAACCCAGGTGACTGGGTCTGGTTACACCTGCGCAAGGAGCGTTTCCCTGTCCAGCATCGCAACAAGTTGCTCCCTCGTGGAGATAGACCATTCCAAGTTATGGcgcgcatcaatgacaacgcatacaagctCAATCTTCCAGGTGAGTATAATGTCTCGGCTACCTTTAATGTTTCTGACCTAAGTCCCTATCTTGCAGATGATGAGGTCGATTTGAGAACAAAACTTtcacaagaggaggggaatgatgatgAGGTCGGGGGAGCCATCCAAGTGGAGCAAGTGAAGATGCCACTGGGGCCTATGACACGAGCTCGCACGAAAAGATTGAACGAGACACTACAAACATTGGTTCGTGCGGGCCAAGAGTCGAGTGGAGAGCCAAAGGCCATCGAGGGCCTCAACGAGGCTAGGCTTGTTGTCCTAGTTTCGGCCATCACTGAAGCTCAGTAG